In Sandaracinaceae bacterium, the following proteins share a genomic window:
- a CDS encoding ABC transporter permease subunit — protein sequence MSEPVARTRAPAALRGLRDAWVVARFDLGESLRSRKVLIFLALYAAGSVAAAVIFTEVLQDIEEALAEQLLVARTTEPGSLTQAVMEAPELRLVLVRLVRDEALADALLQIPPIALLYHWVALTFAPVFVVFTSSDAISGEVSSGSVRYALFRTDRMSWAVGKLLGQMCLTAVGLALGAFGAWVVGYVQLASFAPLDTATWLSRYLLTAFFFAFAHLGLALGVSQLTRSVPWSRALGLFALVFVFGAHGWLGRDAVREEAPVLSESLQQIFPAAHRLELWRPALSDGAISLVVLAALGILYFALGHLRFARRDA from the coding sequence ATGAGCGAGCCGGTCGCTCGCACGCGCGCGCCCGCGGCGTTGAGAGGGCTCCGCGACGCCTGGGTGGTCGCGCGCTTCGACCTCGGCGAGTCCCTGCGCTCGAGGAAGGTGCTCATCTTCCTCGCGCTCTACGCCGCCGGCTCCGTGGCCGCGGCGGTGATCTTCACCGAGGTGCTCCAGGACATCGAGGAGGCGCTCGCCGAGCAGCTCCTCGTGGCGCGCACCACCGAGCCGGGCAGCCTGACGCAGGCGGTGATGGAGGCGCCGGAGCTCCGCCTGGTGCTGGTCCGGCTCGTGCGCGACGAGGCGCTCGCGGACGCGCTGCTCCAGATCCCGCCGATCGCGCTGCTCTATCACTGGGTCGCGCTGACCTTCGCGCCCGTGTTCGTGGTCTTCACCTCGAGCGACGCGATCAGCGGCGAGGTCTCGAGCGGGAGCGTGCGCTACGCGCTCTTTCGCACCGACCGGATGAGCTGGGCGGTGGGCAAGCTCCTCGGCCAGATGTGCCTGACCGCGGTGGGGCTCGCGCTCGGGGCGTTCGGGGCGTGGGTCGTCGGCTACGTGCAGCTGGCGAGCTTCGCGCCGCTCGACACCGCGACGTGGCTCTCCAGGTACTTGCTGACGGCGTTCTTCTTCGCCTTCGCGCACCTCGGGCTCGCGCTCGGCGTCTCGCAGCTCACCCGCTCGGTGCCGTGGTCTCGCGCGCTCGGGCTCTTCGCGCTGGTCTTCGTCTTCGGCGCCCACGGCTGGCTCGGACGGGACGCGGTGCGCGAGGAGGCGCCGGTGTTGAGCGAGTCGTTGCAGCAGATCTTCCCCGCCGCGCACCGGCTCGAGCTCTGGCGCCCCGCGCTCTCCGACGGCGCGATCTCGCTCGTCGTCCTCGCGGCGCTGGGGATCCTCTACTTCGCCCTCGGCCACCTGCGCTTCGCGCGGAGGGACGCGTGA
- a CDS encoding ABC transporter ATP-binding protein translates to MSRFALRLKGVIKRYGKTRALDGLTLDVPSGALMGLVGPNGAGKTTTFGVVSGAVRADAGQVDVLGQGAFDPVRHAGRLTVLPQDCALNPSSSARQILSFHARLQGLTLQAATREADRVLDLVHLADRAGARVGQLSHGMKRRLAVAQALLGDPELVLLDEPTGGLDPHLVVAMREILSAQRGLRTVVVSSHILADLEATCDHVAFMEDGRCTRSGPVAEVTRRGALVRVQLAEPMALAAFEAVLAGREPSIEGDVLRYQLHEGEDPAEVQRALLPQLLDAGAAILEIRLGESLEAAYMSTRTR, encoded by the coding sequence GTGAGCCGGTTCGCGCTGCGGCTGAAGGGCGTCATCAAGCGCTACGGCAAGACCCGCGCGCTGGACGGGCTCACCCTCGACGTGCCGAGCGGCGCGCTGATGGGCCTGGTCGGACCGAACGGCGCGGGCAAGACGACGACCTTCGGCGTGGTGAGCGGCGCGGTGCGGGCGGACGCGGGGCAGGTCGACGTGCTCGGACAGGGCGCGTTCGATCCGGTTCGACACGCGGGGCGGCTGACGGTCCTGCCGCAGGACTGCGCGCTCAACCCGAGCTCGAGCGCGCGTCAGATCTTGTCGTTCCACGCGCGGCTCCAGGGCCTGACGCTGCAGGCCGCCACGCGCGAGGCGGATCGCGTGCTCGACCTCGTGCACCTCGCGGACCGGGCCGGCGCGCGGGTCGGTCAGCTCAGCCACGGAATGAAGCGCCGCCTCGCGGTCGCGCAGGCGCTGCTCGGTGACCCGGAGCTCGTCCTGCTCGACGAGCCCACCGGCGGGCTGGACCCCCACCTCGTGGTGGCCATGCGGGAGATCCTGAGCGCCCAGAGGGGGCTGCGCACGGTCGTGGTCAGCTCCCACATCCTCGCCGACCTCGAGGCGACCTGTGACCACGTCGCGTTCATGGAGGACGGCCGCTGCACCCGGAGCGGGCCGGTGGCGGAGGTCACCCGACGCGGCGCGCTCGTCCGCGTGCAGCTGGCCGAGCCGATGGCGCTGGCCGCGTTCGAGGCGGTGCTGGCGGGGCGGGAGCCCTCGATCGAGGGCGACGTGCTGCGCTACCAGCTCCACGAGGGGGAGGACCCGGCCGAGGTGCAGCGAGCGCTCCTCCCCCAGCTCCTGGACGCAGGCGCGGCCATCCTCGAGATCCGGCTCGGCGAGTCCCTCGAGGCCGCCTACATGTCCACCCGGACCCGCTGA